In Archangium violaceum, the following are encoded in one genomic region:
- a CDS encoding JmjC domain-containing protein — translation MLIDTLLGDLPRSVFFQEHYLQQPLARPSTAAKLRELATWDTAERLIETPACDLLLVRDGKLWTGPRPASAREARALHAQGYSIVLRHADRHDAGLAELGRTLSAELQGTVNLQLYCTPAGHGSFGWHCDPEEVFIFQTLGAKSYLLRRNTLNPTPLHETLTDAPDVSRERTPVQECRLEAGDWLYIPGGYWHHVSAPEQESISISVGLMPPTPIDVLDFLRTQLLRSRAWQRRLPPLGHASPLSDAEKMEVYRSLFQELGGELKKMMEDPRQVLRFMATSASAGIRSSALGLGTPARRDEKD, via the coding sequence ATGCTCATCGATACCCTGCTGGGTGACCTTCCGCGCTCCGTCTTCTTCCAGGAGCACTACCTCCAGCAACCGCTCGCGCGGCCTTCCACCGCGGCGAAGCTGCGGGAGCTGGCGACGTGGGACACCGCCGAGCGCCTCATCGAGACGCCCGCGTGCGACCTGCTGCTGGTGCGCGATGGCAAGCTGTGGACCGGCCCCAGGCCCGCGAGCGCCCGAGAGGCCCGCGCGCTCCACGCGCAGGGATATTCCATCGTCCTGCGGCACGCGGACCGGCACGACGCCGGCCTCGCGGAGCTGGGGCGTACCCTCTCCGCCGAGCTGCAAGGCACGGTCAACCTGCAGCTCTATTGCACCCCCGCGGGCCACGGCAGCTTCGGCTGGCACTGCGACCCGGAGGAGGTCTTCATCTTCCAGACGCTGGGGGCCAAGAGCTACCTGCTGCGGCGCAACACGCTCAACCCCACCCCCCTCCACGAGACACTCACCGATGCACCGGACGTCTCGCGCGAGCGGACGCCGGTGCAGGAGTGCCGGCTCGAGGCCGGTGACTGGCTCTACATTCCCGGCGGCTACTGGCACCACGTGAGCGCGCCGGAGCAGGAGTCCATCTCCATCTCGGTGGGCCTCATGCCACCGACGCCCATCGATGTCCTGGACTTCCTGCGCACGCAGTTGCTGCGCTCGCGCGCCTGGCAGCGGCGGTTGCCACCGCTGGGACATGCCTCCCCGCTCTCCGATGCGGAGAAGATGGAGGTCTACCGGAGCCTGTTCCAGGAGCTCGGGGGCGAGCTGAAGAAGATGATGGAGGACCCGCGGCAGGTGCTCCGGTTCATGGCCACCAGCGCCAGCGCGGGAATCCGCTCCTCGGCGCTCGGTCTGGGCACCCCCGCGCGCCGGGACGAGAAGGACTGA
- the galE gene encoding UDP-glucose 4-epimerase GalE: MSMRVMVTGGAGYIGSVVTEELLRGGDEVVVYDSLYKGHREAVVEGATFVKGDLLDTALLRETLVQHKVEAVVHMAADSLVGESVKVPAKYYRNNVLGGLSLLDAMLGAEVKYLVFSSTAAVYGEPAKQPIEESNPTQPTNPYGETKLAFERALRWYDGAHGLKYVSLRYFNAAGATERSGERHDPETHLIPLVLQAATGQRPEVTIFGDDYPTLDGTCVRDYVHVVDLAQAHILALHALAKGHPSSIYNLGCGGEGYSVKQVIDCARRVTGREIPVRKGARRAGDPAVLIASSARIVRELGWRPTQQKLDAIVESAWRWMQRNR, encoded by the coding sequence ATGTCGATGAGAGTCATGGTGACGGGCGGTGCCGGCTACATCGGGAGCGTGGTGACGGAGGAGTTGCTGCGGGGGGGTGACGAGGTCGTCGTCTACGACAGCCTCTACAAGGGTCACCGGGAGGCGGTGGTGGAGGGCGCCACCTTCGTGAAGGGCGACCTGCTCGACACCGCGCTGCTGCGCGAGACGCTCGTCCAACACAAGGTCGAGGCGGTGGTGCACATGGCGGCCGACTCGCTGGTGGGCGAGTCGGTGAAGGTGCCAGCGAAGTACTACCGCAACAACGTCCTCGGGGGGCTCAGCCTGCTGGACGCCATGCTCGGGGCGGAAGTGAAGTACCTCGTCTTCTCCTCCACCGCCGCCGTCTACGGCGAGCCCGCGAAGCAGCCCATCGAGGAGAGCAATCCCACCCAGCCCACCAACCCGTATGGCGAGACGAAGCTGGCCTTCGAGCGGGCCCTGCGCTGGTACGACGGAGCCCATGGGCTGAAGTACGTGAGCCTGCGCTACTTCAACGCCGCGGGCGCCACCGAGCGCAGTGGCGAGCGCCACGATCCCGAGACCCACCTCATCCCGCTGGTGCTCCAGGCGGCGACGGGCCAACGGCCTGAGGTCACAATCTTCGGCGATGACTACCCCACCCTGGATGGCACCTGCGTGCGCGACTACGTCCACGTCGTGGACCTGGCGCAGGCGCACATCCTCGCCCTGCACGCGCTGGCCAAGGGACACCCGAGCTCCATCTACAACCTGGGCTGCGGCGGGGAGGGCTACAGCGTGAAGCAGGTGATCGACTGCGCCCGCCGCGTCACGGGCCGGGAGATTCCCGTGCGCAAGGGGGCGAGGCGGGCGGGAGATCCGGCGGTGCTCATCGCCAGCTCCGCGCGCATCGTGCGGGAACTCGGCTGGCGCCCCACGCAGCAGAAGCTGGACGCCATCGTGGAGTCCGCCTGGCGCTGGATGCAGCGCAACCGCTAG
- a CDS encoding AAA family ATPase: protein MPITQLEVAGYRSVRKLVLPVGPLTVIVGPNGSGKTNLYRSLYLLSAAAEGRLAQTLAEEGGVPSVLWAGSRDKKPVRMTVGVTLDELAYELSLGPVPPILDEERKPLSLFNLDPEVKEEHLWTVEGKRRAVLMERKDRTAFVRDSEGNRTTFPAQLWASESVLSQLAEPHRFPRLSELQRTLRMWRFYHHFRTDPDAPMRSPQVGVRTPVLAHDGRDLAAALRTIIEIGDHEALERALEDAFPGSRLEVQAPQGRFSLFLHQPGLLRPLAARELSDGTLRYLCLLAALLSPRPPAFLALNEPETSLHPDLLEPLGRLIVDASMHSQVWVTTHAEPLAQAIAKRSRAEPVRLAKELGATVVEGREAPED, encoded by the coding sequence ATGCCCATCACCCAGCTCGAGGTCGCCGGGTACCGCTCGGTGCGCAAGCTCGTCCTTCCCGTCGGGCCGCTCACCGTCATCGTGGGGCCCAACGGCAGCGGGAAGACGAACCTCTACCGCTCGCTCTACCTGCTGTCCGCCGCGGCCGAGGGCCGGCTGGCGCAGACGCTCGCGGAGGAGGGCGGCGTGCCCAGCGTCCTCTGGGCGGGTTCTCGCGACAAGAAGCCCGTGCGCATGACGGTGGGCGTCACCCTGGATGAGCTCGCGTACGAGCTGAGCCTCGGTCCGGTGCCGCCCATCCTCGACGAAGAGCGCAAACCCCTGAGCCTCTTCAACCTGGACCCGGAGGTGAAGGAGGAGCACCTGTGGACCGTGGAGGGAAAGCGGCGCGCGGTGCTGATGGAGCGCAAGGACCGCACGGCCTTCGTGCGCGACTCGGAGGGGAACCGGACCACGTTCCCCGCGCAGCTCTGGGCCAGCGAGTCGGTGCTGTCCCAACTCGCAGAGCCGCACCGCTTCCCGCGCCTGTCCGAGCTGCAGCGCACGCTGCGGATGTGGCGCTTCTACCACCACTTCCGCACGGATCCGGACGCCCCCATGCGCTCGCCGCAGGTGGGCGTGCGCACTCCGGTGCTGGCGCATGACGGGCGCGACCTGGCCGCCGCCCTGCGGACCATCATCGAGATTGGGGACCACGAGGCCCTGGAGCGGGCCCTCGAGGATGCCTTCCCCGGCTCCCGCTTGGAGGTGCAGGCGCCACAGGGGCGCTTCAGTCTCTTCCTCCACCAGCCGGGGTTGCTGCGTCCGCTGGCGGCGCGCGAGCTGTCGGACGGGACGCTGCGCTACCTGTGCCTCCTGGCGGCGCTCTTGAGCCCCAGGCCCCCGGCGTTCCTCGCGCTCAACGAGCCGGAGACGAGCCTCCACCCGGACCTGCTGGAGCCCCTCGGCCGGCTCATCGTGGATGCCTCGATGCACAGCCAGGTCTGGGTGACGACGCACGCCGAACCCCTGGCCCAGGCCATCGCGAAGCGCTCGCGGGCGGAGCCGGTGCGACTGGCGAAGGAGCTCGGGGCGACGGTGGTGGAGGGGCGCGAGGCGCCAGAAGACTGA
- a CDS encoding DUF3396 domain-containing protein — MREHYPRVRLYKNKLVGGSHLFIRESVSITLYMRRSYQEVVQQVIRSLEAYRHEIGPQALGWYVDPDSGDWEQLEDNSWANLRQVLLTGTVAQLWLSESPSDTTGYEVLYYGRLLDVADEGETSVVSFRLPTEYLEEHGPGQVRKLALELAAELPFASGHAGIVFHFPESTIGTTERIRDLSFRHPGLDIPGVHFESLSIGTRVDGVHWLNFLGQPVLGELGGATGLRQRLHSPGTTVQELDGERAVVTLGQWPEAGDTEQGHTLPAYRELARVLEPWLYMDRSRWDGFSEEDMRRWERRFLD; from the coding sequence ATGAGAGAGCACTACCCGCGCGTACGTCTCTACAAGAACAAGCTCGTCGGAGGGAGCCACCTCTTCATCCGGGAGAGTGTGAGCATCACTCTTTATATGAGGCGTTCCTACCAGGAGGTAGTGCAGCAGGTGATTCGCTCCCTGGAAGCGTATCGCCACGAGATCGGGCCCCAGGCGCTCGGTTGGTACGTCGACCCAGATAGCGGCGACTGGGAGCAACTCGAAGACAACAGCTGGGCGAACTTGCGGCAGGTGTTGCTCACGGGAACCGTCGCCCAACTCTGGCTGAGTGAGTCCCCCAGTGACACCACGGGCTACGAGGTTCTCTATTATGGTCGGCTGCTCGACGTGGCCGATGAGGGTGAAACGAGCGTGGTGTCCTTCCGCCTCCCCACGGAATACCTGGAAGAGCACGGGCCAGGGCAGGTGCGGAAGCTGGCGCTGGAACTGGCGGCGGAGCTGCCCTTCGCCTCAGGCCACGCGGGCATCGTCTTCCACTTCCCGGAGAGCACAATCGGCACCACGGAGCGCATCCGAGACCTGTCCTTCCGCCATCCCGGTCTGGACATCCCAGGAGTGCACTTCGAATCCCTTTCCATCGGCACGCGGGTGGACGGAGTGCACTGGCTGAACTTCCTGGGCCAGCCCGTCCTGGGCGAGCTGGGCGGCGCTACTGGCCTGCGACAGCGTCTTCACTCGCCCGGCACCACCGTGCAGGAGCTCGACGGAGAGCGGGCGGTGGTGACCCTGGGCCAATGGCCGGAGGCAGGCGATACGGAGCAGGGCCACACGCTACCCGCGTACCGCGAGCTGGCGCGCGTACTGGAACCCTGGCTGTACATGGACCGCTCTCGCTGGGACGGCTTCAGCGAGGAGGACATGCGGCGGTGGGAGCGGCGCTTCCTCGACTGA
- a CDS encoding DUF2231 domain-containing protein, with protein MKMLLHELHPSVVHAPLALLPTAAVADLIAVTSGDRAWAKVGRRLWVAGTVSALFSGLAGLAASQEVKLEEPRARDMVFLHGLGNACITLGAVGVTLWRLSRPPSVGQTVLGLLANVAALYTASLGGKMVYELGVGINPMPTDTASGTLKGPPLLSREAPRALLRDGLQGVRWLFGRARSLFSGTHPLDPGAKGFGQGYEGPTVGLAALNRDTAASGPEAPRG; from the coding sequence ATGAAGATGCTCCTTCACGAACTCCATCCCTCTGTCGTTCACGCTCCACTGGCCCTGCTGCCCACCGCGGCGGTGGCCGATCTCATCGCGGTCACCAGCGGGGACCGGGCCTGGGCGAAGGTGGGCCGGCGGCTCTGGGTGGCCGGTACGGTGAGCGCGCTCTTCTCGGGGCTGGCCGGACTGGCCGCCTCCCAGGAGGTGAAGCTCGAGGAACCCCGCGCTCGGGACATGGTGTTCCTCCATGGTCTGGGCAATGCCTGCATCACGCTGGGGGCGGTGGGCGTGACGCTGTGGCGGCTGAGCCGGCCTCCCTCGGTGGGCCAGACCGTGCTCGGGCTGCTCGCGAACGTGGCGGCGCTGTACACCGCCTCGCTCGGCGGGAAGATGGTCTACGAGCTGGGCGTGGGCATCAACCCGATGCCGACGGACACCGCGTCGGGGACATTGAAGGGGCCGCCGCTCCTGTCCCGTGAGGCACCCCGGGCGCTCCTGCGCGACGGGCTCCAGGGCGTGCGCTGGTTGTTCGGCCGCGCGAGGAGCCTCTTCTCGGGCACGCATCCGCTGGACCCCGGAGCCAAGGGCTTCGGCCAGGGATACGAGGGGCCCACGGTGGGGCTCGCGGCCCTGAATCGCGACACCGCCGCTTCGGGTCCAGAAGCGCCACGGGGCTGA
- a CDS encoding R3H domain-containing nucleic acid-binding protein, which yields MSSRDALAVPHDDFQLLVSVLPEPLQAAMKELSPAEVLEVVMDLGRSPEARLTGRVVRLSETPVTRKDLEHVLGQVGSVGEDNRAGIERTLHRVSAIRNRQNKVVGLTLRVGRAIFGTIDMLKDLIGSGLNILLLGRPGVGKTTKLREVARVLADDLGKRVMVVDTSNEIGGDGDIPHPGIGGARRMQVSRPDRQHDVMIEAVENHMPEAIIVDEIGTSAEAAAARTIAERGVQLVATAHGNTLENLVLNPTLSDLVGGVHVVTLSDEEARRRRTQKTISERRAPPTFDVVVEMVNRDEVLVHRDTAQSVDRLLAGENVGGERRLLVEGQVEVKEEPESVAPLPPRAVEAPRGLSRGPTRETSREPAAGRAPSRVAPPPRREPGLRQGTTRIYAHAASRDLLERVLRDIGADARVAGRLENADVVITLRSRANDPKLRKVSEKTGARVLAIKRNSSSEMRRVLRDAFLIAEGVDEDQVREAVSEAEHAIQRVLSESVAVPLAPRPPRLRKLQHRLVSRYHLETVSHGSEPQRHLTIYPLGAIVDMPRGRELDGEDEEEGAEGLA from the coding sequence ATGAGCTCGCGCGACGCCCTTGCCGTTCCCCATGACGACTTCCAGCTCCTCGTGAGTGTCCTGCCCGAGCCCCTGCAGGCGGCGATGAAGGAGCTGTCTCCGGCGGAGGTCCTCGAGGTGGTGATGGACCTCGGCCGCTCGCCCGAGGCCCGGCTCACCGGGCGCGTGGTGCGCCTGTCCGAGACTCCCGTCACCCGCAAGGACCTGGAGCACGTGCTGGGGCAGGTGGGCTCGGTGGGCGAGGACAACCGCGCCGGCATCGAGCGCACCCTCCACCGCGTCTCCGCCATCCGCAACCGGCAGAACAAGGTCGTGGGCCTCACGTTGCGCGTGGGGCGCGCCATCTTCGGCACCATCGACATGCTCAAGGACCTGATCGGCAGCGGCCTCAACATCCTGCTGCTCGGCCGGCCCGGAGTGGGCAAGACGACCAAGCTGCGCGAGGTGGCCCGCGTGCTCGCCGATGACCTGGGCAAGCGCGTCATGGTGGTGGACACCTCCAATGAGATTGGAGGCGATGGCGACATCCCCCACCCGGGCATCGGCGGCGCGCGCCGCATGCAGGTGTCGCGGCCGGACCGGCAGCACGACGTGATGATCGAGGCGGTGGAGAACCACATGCCCGAGGCCATCATCGTCGACGAGATCGGCACCTCGGCCGAGGCCGCCGCGGCCCGCACCATCGCCGAGCGCGGCGTGCAACTGGTGGCCACGGCTCACGGCAACACACTGGAGAACCTCGTCCTCAACCCCACGCTGTCGGACCTGGTCGGCGGCGTGCACGTCGTCACGCTCAGCGACGAGGAGGCGCGGCGGCGGCGCACGCAGAAGACGATCAGCGAGCGCCGTGCTCCGCCCACCTTCGACGTGGTGGTGGAGATGGTGAACCGCGACGAGGTGCTGGTGCACCGCGACACCGCCCAGTCGGTGGACCGGCTGCTGGCGGGCGAGAACGTGGGTGGTGAGCGGCGCCTGCTCGTCGAGGGCCAGGTGGAGGTGAAGGAGGAGCCCGAGTCGGTGGCCCCGCTGCCGCCCAGAGCCGTCGAGGCCCCTCGCGGGCTCTCGAGGGGGCCGACCCGGGAAACTTCCCGGGAGCCCGCTGCGGGTCGAGCGCCGTCCCGGGTGGCACCGCCGCCCCGGCGCGAGCCCGGCCTTCGTCAGGGCACGACGCGCATCTACGCGCACGCGGCCAGCAGGGACCTGCTCGAGCGGGTGCTGAGGGACATTGGCGCGGACGCGCGCGTGGCGGGCCGCCTGGAGAACGCGGACGTCGTCATCACGCTGCGCTCGCGGGCGAATGATCCGAAGCTGCGGAAGGTGTCGGAGAAGACGGGCGCGCGCGTGCTGGCCATCAAGCGCAACAGCTCGTCGGAGATGCGGCGGGTGCTGCGCGACGCCTTCCTCATCGCCGAGGGCGTGGACGAGGATCAGGTGCGCGAGGCGGTGAGCGAGGCCGAGCATGCCATCCAGCGCGTGTTGAGCGAGAGCGTGGCGGTGCCCCTGGCCCCGAGGCCTCCCCGGCTGCGCAAGCTGCAGCACCGGCTCGTCTCGCGCTACCACCTGGAGACGGTGAGCCACGGCAGCGAGCCCCAGCGGCACCTCACCATCTACCCACTCGGGGCGATCGTGGACATGCCCCGGGGCCGGGAGCTGGATGGCGAGGACGAGGAGGAGGGCGCGGAAGGCCTGGCCTGA